The proteins below are encoded in one region of Scomber japonicus isolate fScoJap1 chromosome 2, fScoJap1.pri, whole genome shotgun sequence:
- the si:zfos-323e3.4 gene encoding volume-regulated anion channel subunit LRRC8C, whose product MIPLGEFRNLGTEQSSQYRVLKPWWDVFSEYLCVAMLMIGVFGCTLQLTQDKIACLPSPFTSPTPEVIDCSHIRTYGENETWEHTMVKPMSPIVREVFGRKNNLDIHQYVFVNHYCYERFVHWYAKYFPYLVVIHTMIFMVASSFWFKFPGTSSKIELFVTILGKCFDSPWTTRALSEVSEERGEEKLVSWRRNTMSKDSTDKRGEEEETVGLLRSSSVKSNQEKKIPEPQSAASVLDKKEGEQAKALFEKVKKFRTHVEEADLLYIMYVQQTSIKVFKFVLIIIYTAVLVPNIEIVVRCLVPPELTGFDIYCCNHNKAHLFSKLAYCYICFVGVYGLLCIYTLYWLFHRPLKEYSFEQVRLETGINDIPDVKNDFAFLLHLVDQYDALYSKRFAVFLSEVSESRLHQLNLNYEWTAKKLRTRLSKNANDRLELHLSMLPGLPDTIFEIPEVQSLKLEQVKNVTISASVAKFESLQELSLMYCPAKLQLPALNHLKENLKVLCVAFESVEEVPLWMYSLHGLEELHLNGPLTNEVSRGATLDSFRELKALRVLTLRSNLTKIPPSVADVATQLQRLCIHNEGSKLQAFSSLKKLTNLVSLELVGCGLERIPSAVFSLNNLQELDLKENKLTTVEEILSLQHCRRLVTLRLWHNKITYIPDHISKLHTLETLDISWNKLRKLPSRLFYCTKLRHLDVSHNQITTLPPEVGILQGLQFFSAAFNSLEMLPEELFSCKRLKTLALGNNCLSYLSSRVANLAQLVRLEIKGNRLESLPVEIVDCVLLTLNGLIVEDNLLDLLPSDVRSRLSNG is encoded by the exons ATGATCCCACTGGGTGAATTCAGAAACCTTGGCACAGAGCAGTCCTCACAATATCGGGTCCTGAAGCCGTGGTGGGATGTTTTCTCAGAGTACCTGTGCGTTGCTATGCTTATGATTGGAGTCTTTGGGTGCACCTTGCAG CTCACCCAAGACAAGATTGCGTGCCTGCCCAGTCCTTTCACCAGCCCAACACCTGAGGTAATTGACTGCAGCCACATCCGTACCTATGGTGAGAATGAGACTTGGGAGCACACGATGGTCAAACCCATGAGCCCCATCGTGCGGGAGGTGTTTGGTCGCAAGAACAACTTAGACATCCACCAGTACGTGTTTGTCAACCACTACTGCTATGAGAGATTTGTGCACTGGTATGCAAAGTACTTCCCCTACCTCGTTGTGATCCACACTATGATCTTCATGGTAGCAAGCAGTTTTTGGTTCAAGTTCCCTGGGACATCCTCAAAAATTGAACTCTTTGTCACCATCCTTGGGAAATGCTTTGATTCACCCTGGACCACAAGGGCCTTGAGTGAAGTTTctgaggaaagaggagaagagaaattaGTTAGTTGGAGGAGGAACACCATGTCAAAAGACTCCACAGATAaacgaggagaggaggaggagactgtAGGGCTTCTTCGATCCTCCTCTGTCAAATCtaatcaagaaaagaaaattccAGAGCCTCAGTCAGCTGCCTCTGTGTTGGATAAAAAGGAAGGCGAGCAGGCCAAGGCTTTGtttgaaaaggtgaaaaagTTCAGAACTCATGTAGAAGAGGCGGACCTCTTGTATATCATGTATGTGCAACAAACATCAATTAAAGTctttaagtttgttttaatcATCATCTACACTGCAGTACTGGTTCCAAACATTGAGATAGTGGTGCGCTGTTTGGTTCCACCTGAACTGACTGGTTTTGATATCTATTGCTGCAACCACAATAAAGCCCATCTTTTCTCTAAGCTTGCCTACTGCTATATCTGCTTTGTGGGAGTGTACGGACTTCTTTGTATCTATACCCTCTACTGGCTGTTCCATCGACCTCTGAAGGAGTACTCCTTCGAGCAAGTCAGACTGGAGACTGGAATTAATGACATACCAGATGTTAAGAATGACTTTGCGTTCCTCCTGCACCTTGTGGACCAATATGATGCTCTTTATTCTAAAAGAtttgctgtctttctctctgaggTCAGTGAGAGCCGTCTCCATCAGCTCAACCTCAACTACGAGTGGACCGCCAAAAAGCTGCGTACTCGTCTGTCCAAGAATGCAAATGACcggttagagctccacctgtcAATGTTGCCGGGGCTTCCTGACACAATCTTTGAGATTCCTGAGGTGCAATCACTCAAACTGGAGCAAGTTAAAAATGTCACCATCTCAGCCAGTGTGGCAAAGTTCGAGTCTCTGCAGGAGTTATCACTGATGTACTGTCCTGCAAAGCTCCAGCTGCCTGCCCTGAACCATCTCAAGGAAAATTTAAAGGTCCTGTGTGTAGCTTTTGAAAGTGTAGAAGAGGTGCCTTTGTGGATGTACAGCTTGCATGGGCTAGAAGAGTTACATCTGAATGGTCCATTAACTAATGAAGTGTCCCGAGGTGCCACTCTAGACTCCTTTCGAGAGCTTAAAGCGCTGAGAGTCCTTACTCTGCGCTCCAACCTCACAAAGATCCCACCCAGCGTTGCCGATGTTGCAACGCAGTTGCAACGTTTGTGCATCCATAATGAAGGCAGCAAGCTCCAAGCTTTCAGCAGCCTGAAGAAGTTAACCAACCTAGTCTCACTGGAGTTAGTGGGCTGCGGTTTGGAGCGCATCCCGAGTGCTGTCTTCAGCCTGAACAATCTGCAGGAGTTGGAcctcaaagaaaacaaacttacCACTGTGGAGGAGATTCTGAGTCTACAGCACTGCCGGCGTTTAGTGACACTACGACTGTGGCACAACAAAATCACTTACATCCCCGATCACATCAGCAAGCTCCACACCCTGGAGACACTGGATATCAGCTGGAACAAGCTGCGAAAACTTCCCTCTCGACTGTTCTACTGCACCAAGCTCAGACACCTCGATGTTTCCCACAACCAGATCACCACGCTTCCTCCTGAAGTGGGCATCCTGCAGGGCCTCCAGTTTTTCTCCGCTGCATTCAACTCTTTAGAGATGCTGCCAGAGGAGCTGTTCTCCTGTAAAAGGTTAAAGACGTTGGCTCTTGGAAACAACTGCTTGTCGTACCTTAGCTCCAGAGTGGCCAACTTGGCTCAGCTGGTTCGCCTAGAGATCAAAGGGAACCGTCTGGAGTCTCTACCAGTGGAGATAGTGGACTGTGTCCTGCTGACTCTCAATGGGCTGATAGTAGAGGACAACCTGCTGGATCTGCTGCCATCAGATGTACGCAGCAGGTTGAGTAATGGGTGA
- the keap1b gene encoding kelch-like ECH-associated protein 1B: protein MTECLTECKALVTPSTRNGHRVFSYTLESHTAAAFAIMNELRLERQLCDVTLRVRYKDLEAVDFVAHKVVLASSSPVFRAMFTNGLKECGMELVPIEGIHPRVMDRLIEFAYTASISVGEKCVIHVMNGAVMYQIDSVVKACCDFLVQQLDPSNAIGIANFAEQIGCTELHQKAREYIYMNFSQVATQEEFFNLSHCQLVTLISRDELNVRCESEVFQACVAWVRYDRENRRPYVQALLQAVRCHSLTPNFLQAQLQSLDWDPQCKDYLAQIFQDLTLHKPTKVYSCRTPKVPQLIYTAGGYFRQSLSYLEAYNACTGAWLRLADLQIPRSGLAACVISGLFYAVGGRNNAPDGNMDSNALDCYNPMNNCWLPCAPMSVPRNRIGVGVIDGMIYAVGGSHGCIHHNSVERYDPERDQWQLVAPMLTRRIGVGVAVINRLLYAVGGFDGANRLSSCECYNPERDEWKTMASMNTVRSGAGVCSLGNQIFVMGGYDGTNQLNTVERYDVETDTWSFAASMRHRRSALGVTALHGRIYVLGGYDGNTFLDSVECYEPEKDTWSEVTHMTSGRSGVGVAVTMEPCQKELPQCQKSERENGATSQSPNSGFGSHHNQRHSGTFGKGT from the exons ATGACAGAGTGCCTGACAGAATGCAAAGCGCTGGTGACTCCGTCCACGCGCAACGGCCACCGTGTCTTCAGCTACACGCTAGAAAGCCACACGGCAGCTGCCTTCGCCATCATGAACGAGCTGCGTTTGGAGCGTCAGCTCTGCGACGTGACGCTGCGTGTGCGCTACAAAGACCTGGAGGCGGTGGACTTTGTGGCTCACAAGGTGGTGCTGGCCTCTTCCTCCCCGGTCTTCAGGGCCATGTTCACCAATGGCCTGAAGGAGTGTGGCATGGAGTTGGTGCCCATCGAGGGGATCCACCCCAGG GTGATGGACAGACTGATAGAGTTTGCCTACACGGCCAGCATTTCTGTGGGGGAGAAGTGTGTGATCCACGTGATGAACGGCGCGGTCATGTACCAGATAGACAGCGTTGTCAAAGCCTGCTGCGATTTCCTGGTCCAGCAGCTTGACCCCAGTAACGCCATCGGCATCGCCAACTTCGCAGAGCAGATTGGCTGCACGGAGCTCCACCAGAAGGCTCGTGAATACATCTACATGAACTTCAGCCAG GTGGCGACCCAGGAGGAGTTCTTTAACTTGTCCCACTGCCAGCTGGTAACCCTCATCAGCCGCGATGAGCTCAATGTGCGCTGTGAGTCCGAAGTCTTCCAGGCATGCGTGGCCTGGGTGCGCTACGACCGAGAGAACCGGCGACCATACGTCCAGGCCTTACTCCAGGCTGTCCGCTGCCATTCCCTTACCCCCAACTTCCTGCAGGCTCAACTCCAGTCTCTGGACTGGGACCCACAATGTAAAGACTACCTTGCCCAGATCTTCCAGGACCTCACCCTCCACAAACCCACCAAAGTCTACTCTTGCCGAACCCCCAAGGTGCCGCAGCTCATCTACACAGCAGGGGGCTATTTCCGTCAGTCCCTCAGCTACCTGGAGGCGTACAACGCCTGTACGGGAGCCTGGCTGAGGCTAGCTGACCTGCAGATACCCCGCAGTGGCCTGGCAGCCTGTGTGATCAGCGGGCTTTTCTACGCTGTTGGTGGAAGAAACAACGCACCTGATGGCAACATGGACTCGAATGCATTGGACTGCTACAATCCCATGAACAACTGCTGGCTGCCGTGTGCACCGATGAGCGTTCCCAGGAACCGAATCGGAGTTGGTGTCATTGACGGCATGATATATGCAGTTGGTGGATCGCATGGGTGTATTCATCATAATAGTGTGGAACG GTATGATCCAGAAAGGGACCAGTGGCAGCTGGTGGCTCCCATGTTGACACGACGTATCGGTGTGGGTGTAGCGGTCATCAACCGGCTGCTTTACGCGGTGGGGGGGTTCGACGGGGCCAATCGGCTCAGTTCCTGTGAGTGCTACAACCCAGAGAGGGACGAGTGGAAGACCATGGCCTCCATGAACACAGTGCGCTCTGGAGCTG GCGTGTGCTCTCTGGGGAATCAGATCTTTGTGATGGGTGGCTATGATGGCACCAACCAGCTGAACACAGTGGAGCGCTATGATGTGGAAACAGATACGTGGAGCTTTGCTGCCTCCATGAGGCACCGACGCAGTGCTCTGGGAGTCACTGCATTACATGGACGCATCTATGTCCTGG GAGGTTACGATGGCAACACTTTCCTTGACAGCGTGGAGTGTTATGAACCAGAAAAGGACACATGGTCAGAGGTTACGCACATGACGTCTGGGCGGAGTGGCGTTGGTGTGGCCGTTACCATGGAGCCCTGCCAGAAAGAGCTGCCTCAGTGTCAGAAATCTGAGAGAGAAAACGGCGCGACGTCACAGTCACCCAATTCTGGGTTTGGCTCTCACCACAATCAGCGGCACAGTGGGACTTTTGGTAAAGGCACATGA